A window of the Tiliqua scincoides isolate rTilSci1 chromosome 5, rTilSci1.hap2, whole genome shotgun sequence genome harbors these coding sequences:
- the CXCR6 gene encoding C-X-C chemokine receptor type 6, with protein MGTENNTSMLDYEEYLNARLNEEDPNNNFEKFSKVFLVCMYAFACIFGVSGNFLVLIIFIFYEKVKMVTDVFLVSLATADLFFLGTLPFWAYAAADEWIFGSQACKIIRGLYALNLHGSMLTLTCVTIYRCLAIVRATKAHPSETKRKVWGIATCIVVWVISLAFASPQFKYSTESKYDKKICHANYPDNMELYLESLQMALGFFGPMFVMVICYSAIINTLLRVKGFQKHKSLKIIFAIVVTFVLTQTPYNLLKLVRAVHPRVVMDFSFDYALIVTEAIAYFHSCLNPVLYFFIGVKFRKNLAKILKNIGCVKHQRIVKQWQTTDDDGSKTYTASHNAEETSMYPL; from the coding sequence ATGGGCACTGAGAATAATACTTCAATGCTAGACTATGAAGAATACCTCAACGCCAGACTGAATGAAGAAGATCCAAACAATAATTTTGAAAAGTTCAGCAAAGTTTTCTTAGTCTGCATGTATGCATTTGCCTGTATCTTTGGAGTGTCTGGAAACTTCCTGGTTCTTATCATATTCATTTTCTATGAGAAGGTGAAGATGGTAACTGATGTATTTTTAGTGAGCTTGGCTACAGCTGACTTGTTCTTTCTCGGTACACTGCCATTCTGGGCATATGCCGCTGCTGATGAGTGGATCTTTGGCAGTCAGGCATGTAAAATCATCCGAGGCCTCTATGCCTTGAACCTGCATGGTTCCATGCTAACCCTAACCTGCGTCACCATTTACAGGTGCCTTGCTATTGTCCGAGCCACCAAAGCCCACCCCAGCGAAACCAAAAGGAAAGTCTGGGGCATAGCAACCTGCATTGTGGTTTGGGTGATTTCCTTGGCATTTGCTTCTCCGCAATTTAAATATAGTACAGAGTCCAAGTATGACAAAAAGATATGCCATGCAAACTATCCAGACAACATGGAACTGTACTTGGAAAGTCTTCAAATGGCTCTTGGGTTCTTTGGCCCTATGTTCGTCATGGTAATTTGCTATTCGGCAATTATAAACACTTTACTCCGGGTTAAGGGTTTCCAGAAGCACAAATCCTTAAAAATAATCTTTGCTATTGTTGTAACATTCGTTCTTACGCAGACACCCTACAACTTGTTGAAACTTGTCCGTGCTGTACATCCACGCGTCGTTATGGATTTCAGCTTTGACTATGCACTGATTGTAACAGAAGCCATTGCTTATTTTCACAGCTGCCTCAACCCTGTTCTCTATTTCTTTATTGGCGTGAAGTTTAGGAAGAATTTGGCAAAAATCCTGAAAAATATTGGCTGTGTTAAACATCAACGTATTGTGAAGCAATGGCAAACAACAGATGATGATGGTTCTAAAACCTACACGGCCTCACACAATGCAGAAGAAACAAGCATGTATCCATTGTAA